A genomic window from Brachyspira sp. SAP_772 includes:
- the gatC gene encoding Asp-tRNA(Asn)/Glu-tRNA(Gln) amidotransferase subunit GatC → MTTNKEELEALLYQTRLKIDDNQKDEMLNRLNKDLAFIEELFEVNVDNIDPLYHVIDLPEYLREDVAGETLQNEVIMDLCRSGEYGYIVVPAVPAALENSEHQAKK, encoded by the coding sequence ATGACAACTAACAAAGAAGAATTAGAAGCTCTTTTATATCAAACTAGATTAAAAATAGATGATAATCAAAAAGATGAAATGTTAAATAGATTAAATAAAGATTTAGCTTTTATAGAAGAACTATTTGAAGTAAATGTTGATAATATTGACCCTTTATATCATGTTATTGATTTGCCTGAATATTTAAGAGAAGATGTGGCTGGTGAAACTTTGCAAAATGAAGTGATAATGGATTTATGCAGAAGCGGTGAATATGGTTATATAGTAGTTCCTGCTGTACCTGCTGCTTTAGAAAATAGCGAACACCAAGCTAAAAAATAA
- the proB gene encoding glutamate 5-kinase: MKNIDLNNIKRIVFKFGTNVLRNDEGYISLARIYSFIEAIAKYKKMGKEVLIVTSGAVGLGAKKINAADLSEVSLKQACAAIGQSQLMSIYEDGFSKFDIVTAQILLTEEDFSNRRRYLNLRSTLDTLLKYNVIPIINENDTVSSDELKLLYDVTQISFSDNDKLSALVASELDADLLIILSDINGLYDDNPKTNPNANFIHEVFEVTKEIESLGLDASTGGRGGMKTKLQAAKIVTRSGCALIIANGKTPNILNNIFTTKEKTIFYPVEEDNELNTKKRWIAYATTIIGKVVVNAGAKKAIIEKESSLLPIGVTKVVNNFKKGDIVSIIDEEGEEFARGIINYNSEDTIKIIGKHSDSILEILGYKNYDALITRDYIVLL; encoded by the coding sequence ATGAAAAACATAGATTTAAACAATATAAAAAGAATAGTTTTCAAATTTGGAACTAATGTATTAAGAAATGATGAGGGATATATTTCTTTAGCTAGAATATATTCTTTTATAGAGGCTATAGCTAAATACAAAAAAATGGGCAAAGAAGTTTTGATTGTTACATCTGGAGCTGTTGGGTTGGGAGCGAAAAAAATTAATGCAGCAGATTTAAGCGAGGTATCACTAAAACAAGCATGTGCCGCAATTGGTCAATCGCAGCTTATGTCTATTTATGAGGACGGCTTTTCTAAGTTTGATATCGTTACAGCACAGATTCTGCTTACAGAAGAAGATTTCTCAAACAGAAGAAGATATTTAAACCTCCGCTCTACATTAGACACATTATTAAAATATAACGTAATACCTATAATAAATGAAAATGACACTGTTTCTAGTGATGAGCTTAAATTATTATACGATGTTACTCAAATAAGTTTTTCTGACAATGATAAACTCTCTGCTTTGGTTGCTAGTGAGCTTGATGCTGATTTGCTTATAATACTTTCTGACATCAACGGTCTTTATGATGATAACCCTAAAACTAATCCAAATGCCAATTTTATACATGAAGTTTTTGAGGTAACAAAAGAGATAGAAAGTTTGGGGCTTGATGCTTCTACAGGCGGAAGAGGCGGAATGAAAACAAAATTGCAGGCTGCTAAAATTGTTACAAGGTCAGGATGTGCTTTGATTATAGCTAACGGCAAAACTCCAAACATTTTAAATAACATATTTACTACAAAAGAAAAAACTATATTCTACCCCGTAGAAGAAGATAACGAACTCAACACCAAAAAAAGATGGATTGCCTATGCTACTACTATTATAGGAAAGGTGGTTGTTAATGCTGGTGCTAAAAAGGCTATAATAGAGAAAGAATCTAGTCTTCTTCCTATTGGTGTAACAAAGGTTGTGAACAATTTTAAGAAAGGGGACATTGTAAGCATTATAGATGAAGAGGGCGAAGAGTTTGCGAGGGGTATTATTAATTATAACTCTGAAGATACAATTAAGATAATAGGCAAGCATTCAGATTCTATATTAGAGATATTAGGCTACAAGAATTATGATGCTTTAATTACAAGGGACTACATAGTGTTGTTATAA
- the rsxE gene encoding electron transport complex subunit RsxE, producing MKNSKVFIDGVWKNNPTFVQILGMCPSLAVTNSVMNAIGMSVATIFVLVCSSALISIVKKIYANEVRIMGYIVVIAAFVTLTDIVMKAKFYTLSLALGPYIPLIVVNCIILGRAEAFANKNGVIPSIFDALGNGVGFFMALLLLGSIREILGNGTWLGFDIVGTVRGFVESAMPFALNAYNEITTPWIVMILAPGAFFTLGVLIAIKRTIDARVR from the coding sequence ATGAAAAATTCTAAAGTCTTTATTGATGGAGTATGGAAAAATAATCCTACTTTCGTACAGATTCTTGGAATGTGTCCTAGTTTAGCAGTAACAAATAGTGTTATGAACGCCATTGGCATGTCTGTGGCTACTATATTTGTACTTGTTTGTTCATCAGCTTTAATTTCTATAGTAAAAAAGATTTATGCTAATGAAGTTAGAATTATGGGATACATTGTAGTAATAGCTGCTTTTGTAACTTTAACTGATATTGTTATGAAAGCTAAGTTTTACACTTTATCATTGGCATTAGGACCATATATACCACTTATCGTTGTAAACTGTATAATATTGGGTAGAGCAGAAGCTTTTGCTAATAAGAATGGTGTTATACCTAGTATTTTTGATGCTTTGGGTAATGGTGTAGGTTTCTTTATGGCTTTATTATTATTAGGTTCTATTAGAGAGATTTTAGGTAATGGTACTTGGCTTGGATTTGACATCGTTGGCACTGTAAGAGGTTTTGTTGAATCTGCTATGCCTTTTGCTTTGAATGCATATAACGAAATTACTACTCCTTGGATAGTTATGATATTAGCTCCGGGCGCTTTCTTTACTTTGGGAGTATTAATAGCTATCAAAAGAACTATAGATGCTAGAGTGAGGTAA
- the rsxA gene encoding electron transport complex subunit RsxA, translating into MMNLILLFVATVLVNNFVLTKFLGICPFLGVSNKLDSAVSMGIAVTFVLVLTAAVSWMIQYYILVPFKIEFLQTILFIIVIAALVQFVEMVVRKTSESLYLSLGIYLPLITTNCCVLGLALFGVLYKYNFIQNIVFALGAGVGFTLALVIMASIRERLANANIPEAFKGPAMPFITAGILALIFYGFSGIIKI; encoded by the coding sequence ATTATGAATTTAATACTTCTTTTTGTTGCTACTGTATTAGTTAATAATTTTGTATTAACTAAGTTTTTAGGAATATGTCCTTTCTTAGGTGTTTCCAATAAATTAGATTCTGCTGTGAGTATGGGTATTGCGGTTACATTTGTACTTGTGCTTACTGCTGCTGTTAGCTGGATGATACAATATTATATATTGGTGCCTTTTAAAATTGAGTTTTTACAAACTATTTTATTTATTATAGTAATAGCTGCCTTAGTACAATTTGTAGAGATGGTTGTAAGGAAAACTAGCGAAAGTTTATACTTATCTTTAGGTATTTATCTTCCGCTTATTACTACTAACTGCTGTGTATTAGGTTTAGCTTTGTTTGGCGTTTTATACAAATATAATTTTATACAGAATATAGTATTTGCTTTAGGTGCTGGAGTTGGTTTTACTTTGGCATTGGTTATAATGGCTAGCATTAGAGAGCGTTTAGCTAATGCAAACATACCAGAGGCTTTTAAAGGTCCTGCTATGCCTTTCATTACTGCTGGTATATTAGCACTTATATTCTATGGTTTTTCAGGTATCATAAAAATCTGA
- a CDS encoding RnfABCDGE type electron transport complex subunit B produces MVTSILVASISSALIALILAVLLIFSSKIFRVEVDERVTELTEMLPGANCGGCGYPGCAQFAKALVADEAPVDGCSVGGAPTAEAVAKYLGKVTPPQKERTRAYIFCHGHNGIAKSNQVYNGAQTCVSAVMAGGNKDCTYGCVGLYDCMKACDFGAIIKDEKTGMPVIVEDKCVSCNACVKACPQKLIEIHPVAQKFHVYCKSKDKGPIAKKSCDRACIGCSICVKNTKEGGMRMDNNLAIVNYEDYAITEESIAKCPTKAITDERVNSVVNL; encoded by the coding sequence ATGGTTACATCTATATTAGTGGCTTCAATATCTTCAGCTTTAATAGCTTTGATATTGGCTGTTTTATTAATATTTTCTTCTAAAATCTTTAGAGTTGAGGTTGATGAGAGGGTTACTGAACTTACAGAGATGCTTCCGGGTGCTAATTGCGGCGGATGCGGTTATCCGGGCTGTGCTCAATTTGCTAAGGCTTTAGTTGCTGATGAAGCTCCTGTTGATGGCTGTTCTGTGGGTGGGGCTCCTACTGCTGAGGCTGTTGCTAAATATTTAGGCAAGGTTACTCCGCCTCAAAAAGAGAGAACTAGGGCTTATATATTTTGTCATGGGCATAATGGTATAGCTAAATCTAATCAGGTTTATAATGGTGCTCAAACTTGTGTTTCTGCTGTTATGGCGGGAGGAAATAAGGATTGTACTTATGGCTGTGTTGGTCTTTATGATTGTATGAAGGCTTGCGATTTTGGTGCTATTATAAAAGATGAAAAAACTGGTATGCCTGTAATTGTTGAAGATAAATGTGTGTCTTGTAATGCTTGTGTTAAGGCTTGTCCTCAAAAGCTTATAGAGATTCACCCTGTAGCTCAAAAGTTTCATGTGTACTGTAAATCTAAAGACAAAGGTCCTATTGCTAAAAAGTCTTGTGATAGGGCTTGTATAGGATGCAGTATTTGTGTGAAGAACACTAAAGAGGGCGGCATGAGAATGGACAATAATTTGGCTATAGTTAATTATGAGGATTATGCTATTACAGAAGAGAGTATAGCTAAATGTCCTACTAAGGCTATTACTGACGAGAGAGTTAATTCTGTAGTTAATCTGTAA
- a CDS encoding DUF58 domain-containing protein — protein sequence MFRDSTITTKDILKSVRQIEIKTSRIVNSYFAGQYHSAFKGHGIEFDEVRKYNIGDDVRAMDWKVSARYNEPFIKRFKEERELNVVILADFSASTDFGLTKTKHNLIVELSALLSFSALKNNDKVGLLIFTDTIEKLIPLNKGKNHVLRIIRELIEFEPKSAETNIANALEYFNKIQKRDSITFLITDACSDLPKKQIDITRKRNDFVVCLVNDRLEYEMPHLLGTLVLSDLENDEYVYFDMGNKNVREAYINEQSKMLEDKLQFLKRNSIENIVLDTSSNYINDVMKFFIKRRR from the coding sequence ATGTTTAGAGATAGCACTATAACAACCAAAGATATACTAAAATCTGTTAGGCAAATAGAAATAAAAACTTCGCGTATAGTAAACTCTTATTTTGCTGGGCAGTATCATTCTGCTTTTAAGGGGCATGGTATAGAGTTTGATGAGGTGAGAAAGTATAATATTGGTGATGATGTGAGGGCTATGGATTGGAAGGTGAGTGCTAGGTATAATGAGCCTTTTATTAAGAGATTTAAAGAGGAGAGAGAGCTTAATGTTGTTATATTAGCCGACTTTTCTGCTTCTACTGATTTTGGACTTACAAAAACTAAACATAATCTCATTGTGGAGCTTAGTGCTTTACTATCTTTTTCTGCTCTTAAAAACAATGACAAAGTTGGGCTTTTAATATTTACTGATACCATTGAAAAGCTTATTCCTCTAAACAAAGGAAAGAATCATGTGCTTAGAATTATTAGAGAGCTTATAGAGTTTGAACCTAAAAGTGCTGAAACTAATATTGCTAATGCTTTGGAATATTTTAATAAGATACAAAAAAGAGACAGTATTACATTTCTTATAACTGATGCATGTTCTGATTTGCCGAAAAAACAGATAGACATTACAAGAAAGAGAAATGATTTTGTGGTGTGTTTGGTTAATGATAGATTAGAATATGAAATGCCTCATTTGCTTGGTACGTTAGTTTTATCAGATTTAGAGAATGATGAGTATGTTTATTTTGATATGGGCAATAAGAATGTGAGAGAGGCTTATATCAATGAGCAGAGCAAAATGCTTGAAGATAAATTACAGTTTTTGAAAAGAAACTCTATAGAAAATATAGTATTAGACACATCTAGTAATTATATTAACGATGTCATGAAATTTTTTATCAAGAGAAGAAGATAG